The DNA segment GATTCAAAACAACACAGTTGTGTAAactaataaagaaattatttgtttataaaattatgttacaatttaatttaatttttttatctcataGTTTATGCTAGCACGTTGTTTCGGTGGGTTTTTTTGCGTCCAAattgttatataataataaaaataaaattaatttttaaatagaataatatttgaaattgattttcgTTCTATCtcctttttatttacttttaaaccAAACCATatccattattatttttatctatttctccagtttttatgttttattatacctattaattttactttatttatctCTTCTTTTCCAAACAAAAGATCAGTTAAAAAGCAAATCAACCAAACATGAAACACGAATTATAGAACATCACATTATTTTTAGTTgctaaatgaaaaacaaacttTCCAGAAAAATAATTGGAAATTTTGATTGATATAATAATAGAGTAGAATAAATTACCATTTTAGTCGTTCAGATTTCTTAATATTgtgaatttggttttctaaattaagaaatgctaaataattttttaaacaaacatttcaattgcattaaaaaactattttaattatatattaaagcaATGGTTCATTACAgacattaataaaacaattataaaaagaaaaataacctttttacaCCCATTAATCACTTGATAACTTATTTTAGCTGTAACacagttattaaaaaaatagacttttatatttataaaaaaaataaaaagtaatagaaTGTAGAGATTTGTGAAATGTGAAAATATCATAACATcgtaattcttaaaaaaaaaattaaaaaaaataaccatttaacattttataatttgaagatATAATATGCAAACATGTCAAATTTTAAAGACAATAGgatgctttattttttttattgaaaaaaacataaagagactttttaaatatatatatatatatatatatatatatatatatatatatatatatatatatatatttggctCATCTTCTGactttagaagaagaaaaaatataaagaaaaactataCTTGGTAATCAGAAATTGGCCATTTACCAATTTGTCCAAAAAAAGTCTAAGATTGGGTGATATTGTTTGCTTCCtcagaaaccctaaaagttgaatcATAGATGGAACTGACATGGTTGAGTGCCATTCTGGTGGGAGCTGGTTATCTTGCTCTGGGTTACTTCATTGGTTCTCAGTATCCTCCTCATTTCATCTTCTCACGTAAATTATTGACCAAACACAACGATGCTACACTTTTCAAGGATACCAACAATAAGAGAAACAGTAAGTCCAAACTCAAAGACCCCCTTCAGATTGAACAACTAGCTGACATTCTCGATGATTTTAAGATGGTACACAAaaatcccttcttttttttcttttctcaaaacCCATCTACTCAATCGTAATTGGCTGCCTCAAAAATCGTTCCTTTTTCTGCAGATTCTCGTTGTCAGAAATGATCTTAAAATGGGTAAAGGGAAGATTGCTGCTCAGTGCAGGTATGTAGTTTTTCAAAGTGTTAATTTTGAATGTGCTGAGAGTTTGAGACTTCTATCAATCTGGTTGTGTAGTTTGTGTACTGATTTAtatctctctctttttcatttatttttatcttctcttcatttctATCGACttttatgttattaatattcGATATAAAAAACCTGATAAATGGTACGAACTCACTACTTTCTGTTTTTTGGCAGTCATGCGACGTTAGGTCTCTATAAAAAGCTCCTTAATCGAGCACCAAAGGCGTTGAATAGGTACCAGAGTAACTTTGATTACGCTTGAAGGTTACTCTGCATTGTATAATTTCATTCTGAAGTTTTCGTCAATATTAATGTACAGGTGGGAGATGTCTGCACAGCCAAAGGTTGTTGTCAAAATTGAAAGTGAAGAAGATATGCTTGCTATGCAGGTGAGTATTGTTTAGGGAAATTTTCTGCATTAGCTACGTTTTCATGTGATCTATTTATAAATTGCATGGGTACTTGGCTGCTATAATGCATCTAGAAAAATGTTAGCGGCACACTTTTTTATTCACTTGATACTAT comes from the Vigna radiata var. radiata cultivar VC1973A chromosome 2, Vradiata_ver6, whole genome shotgun sequence genome and includes:
- the LOC106755084 gene encoding peptidyl-tRNA hydrolase 2, mitochondrial — encoded protein: MELTWLSAILVGAGYLALGYFIGSQYPPHFIFSRKLLTKHNDATLFKDTNNKRNSKSKLKDPLQIEQLADILDDFKMILVVRNDLKMGKGKIAAQCSHATLGLYKKLLNRAPKALNRWEMSAQPKVVVKIESEEDMLAMQERAKSLKLPTHITIDAGRTQIAPNSRTVMAILGPVEVVDEVTGGLKLL